One window of the Rhipicephalus sanguineus isolate Rsan-2018 chromosome 4, BIME_Rsan_1.4, whole genome shotgun sequence genome contains the following:
- the LOC119391730 gene encoding carboxypeptidase Q-like: MSSTRFFIGALLVLHAAVASQSENHYRCNGHAALSRRLVREIRRYKPIVQKIIDTVVHGAEQNVTYDELASFVDKFGARPSGSKSLEDSIDYMVNILRRHRLDSVHTEGARIENWRRGHEAAWIVKPRKKKMNILGLGNSVATPTGGITGPVLVVKSFEELRKNAKKAKGKIVVFNQEYVSYHATVNYRVHGATEAAKAGAVAALVRSVTPFSINSPHTGYMEYSRKTPRIPTASITVEDAELLARLQDRGIQPVIKLVMGAKTLPPGLSRNTIAEIRGRTKPKEVVSVSGHLDSWDVGQGAMDDGAGAFISWRALAVLRRLGLRPRRTLRCILFTGEEQGITGATEYFQRHFARERHLLNAVMESDSGTFRPLGLAFSGSNKRARCIVAEVLRLFASINATLLTLGVSEPDLLPWIQQGVPALSLNAADERYFYFHHTEADTMSVLDRHELDLCTALWAAASYIFADLSIRLPR, from the exons ATGAGCAGTACACGCTTTTTCATCGGCGCTCTGCTCGTACTTCATGCTGCTGTGGCATCTCAATCCGAAAACCACTATAGGTGCAACGGGCATGCTGCACTTTCTCGGCGCTTGGTTCGCGAGATACGGAGATACAAACCGATCGTACAAAAGATCATCGATACGGTCGTGCACGGAGCCGAGCAGAATGTGACGTACGATGAACTGGCCAGCTTCGTGGACAAATTTGGCGCTAGGCCATCCGGCAGCAAAAGTCTGGAAGACTCCATCGACTACATGGTGAACATTCTGCGCCGGCATAGACTCGACTCTGTACATACCGAGGGTGCAAGGATTGAAAATTGgcggagagggcacgaagcagcGTGGATTGTGAAGCCCAGGAAGAAGAAAATGAATATTCTTGGATTGGGAAACAGCGTGGCCACGCCAACAGGGGGGATCACAGGACCCGTGCTGGTAGTTAAGTCATTTGAAGAACTTCGCAAAAATGCAAAGAAG GCAAAAGGCAAAATCGTCGTGTTTAACCAGGAATACGTGTCGTACCATGCTACGGTGAACTACCGCGTGCATGGGGCTACTGAAGCGGCGAAGGCAGGTGCCGTGGCCGCGCTCGTGCGCTCGGTGACGCCCTTCTCGATCAACAGCCCACACACGGGTTACATGGAGTACAGCAGAAAAACCCCAAGGATACCGACTGCATCCATCACGGTCGAGGACGCCGAACTTCTTGCTCGACTGCAAGATCGAG GGATACAGCCAGTCATTAAACTTGTAATGGGAGCGAAGACGTTGCCGCCTGGGCTTTCTCGGAACACAATTGCGGAAATTCGCGGCAGAACCAAACCAAAAGAG GTGGTTTCCGTGTCCGGCCATCTGGACTCCTGGGACGTGGGTCAGGGTGCCATGGACGATGGTGCGGGAGCCTTCATCTCCTGGAGGGCTCTTGCCGTACTTCGGCGTCTGGGCCTTAGGCCTCGGCGCACCCTACGCTGTATCCTCTTTACTGGAGAGGAGCAAGGCATCACAGGTGCAACGGAGTACTTCCAGCGACACTTCGCGCGTGAGCGACACCTCCTTAACGCCGTCATGGAATCCGACAGCGGAACGTTCCGCCCGTTGGGCCTTGCCTTCTCTGGTTCTAACAAGCGTGCTCGCTGCATTGTGGCTGAAGTGCTCCGCCTGTTTGCTTCCATTAACGCTACACTACTCACACTCGGCGTTTCGGAGCCTGATCTTTTACCCTGGATTCAACAAGGCGTTCCGGCCCTGTCCTTGAACGCTGCAGACGAGAGGTACTTCTACTTCCACCACACCGAGGCGGACACCATGAGCGTGTTGGACCGCCATGAGCTTGACCTCTGCACGGCCCTGTGGGCGGCTGCTTCGTATATTTTTGCTGACCTCTCCATTCGCCTTCCTCGATGA